In a single window of the Desulfovibrio sp. ZJ209 genome:
- a CDS encoding PHP domain-containing protein encodes METLLVDLHTHSTASDGTDSPAGLMARAHALGLAAIALTDHDTLGGLDEAESAARDLGLPFIRGCEISTRSEAGEHHIVGLWVPRQADALENWLAAVLRRRNERNAEMVARLRALGFGITMEDLRARASGSVGRPHMAAALVDKGYVPDTGTAFREYLGSGGKAYVPKRVPAPEEAVRILTEVGATAVLAHPCLNSPPEEAVDALTERLAASGLDALEAWHTSHSDAATRHCVELAARYGLGLSGGSDYHGANKPGLELGTGYGALRVPATALEALKARRRARGLAC; translated from the coding sequence ATGGAGACGCTTCTTGTTGACCTGCATACCCATTCCACCGCCTCGGACGGGACGGACAGCCCGGCCGGCCTGATGGCTCGGGCGCATGCCCTGGGCCTCGCCGCCATCGCCCTGACGGACCACGACACGCTGGGCGGCCTCGACGAGGCCGAAAGCGCGGCCCGCGACCTCGGGCTCCCCTTCATCCGCGGCTGCGAGATCTCGACGCGTTCCGAAGCCGGCGAGCACCATATCGTCGGCCTCTGGGTGCCCCGACAGGCCGACGCGCTGGAAAACTGGCTTGCCGCGGTGCTTCGGCGCCGCAACGAACGCAATGCGGAAATGGTGGCGCGCCTGCGCGCGCTCGGCTTCGGCATCACGATGGAAGACCTCCGCGCCCGCGCCTCGGGGAGCGTGGGGCGCCCGCACATGGCCGCGGCGCTGGTGGACAAGGGCTATGTGCCCGACACGGGCACGGCCTTCCGCGAGTATCTCGGCTCAGGCGGCAAGGCCTATGTGCCCAAGCGGGTGCCGGCACCGGAAGAGGCCGTTCGCATCCTCACCGAAGTGGGCGCCACCGCCGTGCTCGCCCATCCCTGCCTCAATTCGCCACCCGAGGAGGCAGTCGATGCCCTGACAGAGCGCCTCGCCGCCAGCGGCCTCGACGCCCTGGAAGCGTGGCACACCAGCCATTCGGACGCAGCCACCCGGCACTGCGTGGAGCTCGCCGCGCGCTACGGCCTGGGGCTATCCGGCGGCTCGGACTACCACGGCGCCAACAAGCCCGGGCTTGAGCTCGGCACGGGCTACGGAGCCCTGCGCGTGCCCGCGACCGCGCTGGAAGCGCTCAAGGCGCGCCGCCGCGCCCGGGGGCTTGCGTGCTGA
- a CDS encoding glycoside hydrolase family 3 N-terminal domain-containing protein: protein MLRRAFQQISALFLLLGACSGGVALAQGASEVPAEPPLERMLGAMLMCGFRGAQLGPDDPFLAAVKAGRVGNVILFDRDVTTGGERNIRSPGQVRRLTETLRAAAPGPMFIAVDQEGGQVRRLKPQKGFLDLPAAQRLGQGSIPETRETAERLGEELTGLGINVDMAPVADVDSNPHNPVIGRLGRAFSSDPAIVATHALAFGQGLAARGVAPVLKHFPGQGCAKEDSHLGLTDITQCWDGATDLFPYAEIFRAGWPGMVMPGHLFHARLDPQLPATLSPMVVTGLLRQGLGWQGVVISDDMQMKAISGRYGLRESILLAVRAGVDILLYGNNLEWEEGLPEKVFETLRGLVEDGSIPKERVRKSWERIAALHARYQKPAPQPETP, encoded by the coding sequence GTGCTGAGGCGCGCTTTTCAGCAGATCTCCGCCCTCTTCCTTCTCCTCGGGGCATGCTCGGGGGGTGTGGCGCTCGCTCAGGGTGCCAGCGAGGTGCCCGCAGAGCCGCCCCTTGAGCGCATGCTCGGGGCCATGCTCATGTGCGGCTTCCGCGGGGCGCAGCTCGGCCCGGACGATCCCTTTCTTGCGGCCGTGAAGGCTGGCCGCGTGGGCAATGTCATCCTGTTTGACCGCGACGTGACCACCGGCGGCGAGCGCAACATCCGCTCGCCCGGGCAGGTGCGCCGCCTGACAGAAACCTTGCGCGCGGCCGCGCCCGGCCCCATGTTCATCGCCGTGGACCAGGAGGGCGGCCAGGTGCGCCGCCTCAAGCCGCAAAAGGGCTTTCTCGACCTGCCGGCCGCCCAGCGCCTCGGGCAGGGCAGCATCCCCGAAACGCGGGAGACCGCCGAACGCCTCGGCGAGGAGCTGACCGGCCTCGGCATCAATGTGGACATGGCGCCGGTGGCCGATGTGGACAGCAACCCGCACAACCCGGTCATCGGGCGCCTCGGGCGCGCCTTCAGTTCCGACCCGGCCATCGTTGCGACACACGCGCTGGCCTTCGGCCAGGGGCTGGCCGCGCGCGGCGTGGCGCCGGTGCTCAAGCATTTTCCCGGGCAGGGGTGCGCGAAAGAGGATTCGCACCTCGGCCTTACGGACATCACCCAATGCTGGGACGGCGCCACCGACCTCTTCCCCTATGCCGAGATCTTCCGCGCCGGCTGGCCGGGCATGGTCATGCCCGGGCACCTGTTCCACGCCCGGCTCGACCCGCAGCTCCCGGCCACGCTCTCGCCCATGGTGGTGACCGGGCTCTTGCGCCAGGGCCTTGGCTGGCAGGGGGTGGTCATCAGTGACGACATGCAGATGAAGGCCATCAGCGGGCGCTACGGGCTTCGGGAGAGCATCCTCCTGGCCGTGCGCGCCGGGGTCGATATCCTGCTCTATGGCAATAATCTTGAATGGGAAGAGGGCCTTCCCGAAAAAGTCTTTGAAACCTTGCGCGGCCTTGTGGAAGATGGCAGCATACCGAAGGAGCGGGTCAGGAAGTCGTGGGAGCGCATTGCCGCGCTCCACGCCCGCTACCAAAAACCTGCACCCCAACCGGAGACGCCATGA
- a CDS encoding DsbA family protein, which yields MNETHFVYIADVYCPWCYAFAPIMQRLTAEHPDIPVHVLGGNLISEAITLEEDAANSPGLTDFWREVEHTSGRSLAGAIAAVEQGRDIRMSSPGADLVLTALKTLAPGHELDQMVALEDVFYGQGQDLFTDETITALARRWGIAPDALMDAVQSQPVEEAAQQAHARAAALMGEIGAYPSVFLVRGNKRDAVSRGYVHYETVAARLEDAMRDLGVDMEPGESCSWHGGCTVGRHRR from the coding sequence ATGAACGAAACGCATTTTGTCTATATCGCCGATGTCTACTGCCCCTGGTGCTATGCCTTTGCGCCCATCATGCAAAGGCTCACTGCGGAGCATCCCGACATCCCCGTGCATGTGCTCGGCGGCAACCTCATCAGCGAGGCCATCACCCTTGAGGAAGACGCGGCCAATTCCCCGGGCCTCACCGACTTCTGGCGCGAGGTGGAGCACACCTCGGGCCGCTCCCTCGCCGGCGCCATCGCGGCCGTGGAGCAAGGGCGAGACATCCGCATGTCCTCCCCCGGGGCCGACCTCGTGCTCACGGCCCTCAAGACGCTGGCGCCCGGCCACGAGCTCGACCAGATGGTGGCGCTGGAGGATGTCTTCTACGGCCAGGGGCAGGATCTCTTCACGGACGAGACGATCACCGCCCTCGCGCGCCGCTGGGGCATCGCGCCCGACGCGCTTATGGACGCGGTGCAATCCCAGCCCGTCGAAGAAGCCGCCCAGCAGGCGCACGCGAGGGCCGCGGCCCTCATGGGCGAGATCGGCGCCTACCCGAGCGTCTTCCTCGTGCGCGGCAACAAGCGCGACGCGGTTTCGCGCGGCTATGTGCACTATGAGACCGTGGCCGCCCGCCTTGAGGACGCCATGCGCGACCTTGGCGTGGACATGGAGCCTGGCGAGTCCTGCTCTTGGCACGGCGGCTGCACCGTGGGGCGCCACCGCCGCTGA
- a CDS encoding DVU0772 family protein, protein MPTLKDFALYPIDWNLTPEHAVTMYLEWGNNDWQDEYPPVRSKEDVSHYFVVDSWQDPPVIRLVRRNSEAAEDLVTVPLPDELLPGWREANGDLRGVSAPTPAIKAWLKEQLGQ, encoded by the coding sequence ATGCCGACACTCAAGGATTTTGCGCTCTATCCCATCGACTGGAACCTGACGCCCGAACACGCCGTCACCATGTACCTGGAGTGGGGCAACAACGACTGGCAGGACGAATACCCGCCAGTCCGCTCCAAGGAGGACGTTTCGCATTATTTCGTGGTGGACAGCTGGCAGGACCCGCCGGTCATCCGCCTCGTGCGCCGCAATTCAGAGGCCGCGGAAGACCTTGTCACCGTGCCCCTGCCGGACGAGCTTCTGCCCGGCTGGCGCGAGGCCAATGGCGACCTGCGCGGCGTGAGCGCGCCGACGCCGGCCATCAAGGCGTGGCTGAAGGAGCAGCTCGGGCAATAG